From a region of the Roseivirga sp. 4D4 genome:
- a CDS encoding cryptochrome/photolyase family protein — protein MSKINIFWFRRDLRFYDNTALSYALKENSPVLPIFIFDKNILDRLEEKNDARVSFIHDQISQMNDQLVAVGSGIKTFYSTPREVFERISKEFEIESVFTNRDYEPYAIKRDNEVEALLSSRGIGFYPFKDHVIFEKEEITSGNGTFYKVFTPYSRVWRDKFQSNPPILQGDALTQKNWSQTDEQVISLKEMGFEKSSIEIPTKDLDKEVIKKYSDQRDYPALDATSRLGVHLRFGTISIRKLALETGKLNSTFLNELIWRDFYAMILANNPHVTEKAFKPQYDEIPWRQDEEGFQKWCDGMTGYPIVDAGMRQLNETGYMHNRVRMIVASFLTKHLLIDWRWGEAYFAKKLLDFDLASNNGGWQWAAGTGTDAQPYFRVFNPASQTEKFDRELKYIKKWIPEYGTDSYPDPIVDHKFARLRAIDTYKKALA, from the coding sequence ATGTCAAAAATCAACATCTTCTGGTTTAGAAGAGACCTTCGCTTTTACGATAACACAGCACTCAGTTACGCTCTTAAAGAAAACTCACCTGTACTTCCAATATTTATCTTTGATAAAAACATTCTGGACAGATTGGAGGAAAAAAACGATGCTCGAGTCAGTTTCATTCATGATCAGATCAGTCAAATGAACGATCAACTCGTTGCAGTAGGTTCCGGTATTAAAACCTTTTATTCCACACCTCGTGAGGTTTTCGAAAGAATTTCGAAAGAATTTGAAATTGAATCCGTTTTCACCAATCGAGATTACGAACCTTACGCCATCAAAAGGGATAATGAGGTAGAAGCCCTCTTGAGCTCGAGAGGAATAGGTTTCTACCCCTTCAAAGATCATGTGATTTTCGAAAAGGAAGAGATCACCTCAGGTAACGGCACTTTCTATAAAGTCTTTACCCCCTATAGTCGAGTTTGGAGAGACAAATTTCAAAGCAACCCTCCCATTCTCCAAGGTGATGCATTAACTCAAAAAAACTGGTCACAAACCGATGAGCAGGTGATTTCATTAAAAGAAATGGGTTTTGAAAAATCATCCATTGAAATCCCAACCAAAGACCTTGACAAAGAGGTTATAAAAAAATACAGTGACCAGCGTGACTACCCTGCCCTAGATGCTACTTCCAGATTAGGTGTTCACCTAAGGTTCGGTACGATCAGCATTAGAAAACTTGCACTTGAAACCGGAAAACTCAATAGCACTTTTCTTAATGAATTAATCTGGAGAGATTTCTACGCAATGATTTTGGCAAACAATCCTCATGTAACAGAAAAAGCCTTTAAGCCACAATATGACGAAATACCCTGGCGACAAGATGAGGAGGGATTTCAGAAATGGTGTGATGGAATGACCGGCTACCCCATTGTAGATGCAGGAATGCGACAACTCAATGAAACGGGATATATGCACAACCGTGTCCGCATGATAGTCGCCAGTTTTCTGACAAAACACTTACTTATTGACTGGCGCTGGGGTGAAGCTTACTTTGCTAAAAAGCTTTTGGATTTTGACTTAGCTTCGAATAATGGTGGCTGGCAATGGGCAGCAGGTACAGGCACAGATGCCCAACCCTATTTTAGAGTTTTTAATCCTGCCTCTCAAACTGAGAAATTCGATAGAGAGTTAAAATACATCAAAAAATGGATTCCTGAATACGGAACTGATTCCTATCCCGATCCAATAGTGGATCATAAATTCGCAAGGCTGAGGGCAATAGACACCTATAAAAAGGCATTAGCTTAG
- a CDS encoding DUF2279 domain-containing protein, which translates to MLAQALSSFGQDTLPDNRLKNIVLYGGIGYATSMVVLSQAWYKEQGFDRFKFFNDNAEWKQVDKFGHTFTTYNFSRVNYQLLRKTQLSDHKAIVWSSALSTLLLLPVEILDGFSPDFGFSYGDMIANAAGSGLFYLQQKAWSEQRIKIKWSFHETSLAGQRPEILGSGLLEELLKDYNGQTYWLSFDVHAFAKESRFPKWLNLALGYGAQNMVFARDNQNAVAGFENFRQYYLGIDFDLSYIKTDKKWLRILLFMADMIRLPAPTLEINKDGIRGRLLYY; encoded by the coding sequence TTGTTAGCTCAGGCTCTTTCATCTTTTGGTCAGGACACATTGCCAGACAACCGGCTTAAGAACATAGTGCTTTATGGAGGAATCGGATATGCGACCTCTATGGTAGTGTTAAGTCAGGCTTGGTATAAAGAACAAGGCTTTGATAGGTTCAAATTCTTTAATGACAATGCTGAGTGGAAGCAAGTCGACAAATTCGGACATACTTTTACCACATATAACTTCTCAAGAGTCAACTACCAACTCCTAAGAAAGACTCAGTTGTCTGATCATAAGGCGATTGTTTGGAGCAGTGCATTAAGCACCTTACTCCTTTTACCGGTAGAAATCCTGGACGGATTCTCACCAGACTTTGGATTTTCCTATGGAGATATGATTGCCAATGCTGCTGGTTCAGGACTTTTCTACCTACAACAAAAAGCCTGGAGTGAACAGCGCATTAAGATTAAATGGAGTTTCCACGAGACCAGCCTTGCGGGTCAAAGGCCCGAAATTCTGGGCAGTGGTCTTTTAGAAGAGTTGCTGAAAGACTACAACGGTCAAACCTATTGGTTATCCTTTGATGTTCATGCTTTTGCAAAAGAAAGTCGTTTCCCTAAATGGCTCAATTTAGCACTTGGCTATGGCGCACAGAATATGGTCTTTGCCAGAGACAATCAAAACGCTGTTGCGGGTTTCGAGAACTTTAGGCAATATTACCTCGGTATAGACTTTGACCTATCCTATATCAAAACCGATAAGAAATGGCTCAGAATCTTACTCTTTATGGCCGACATGATCCGTTTGCCAGCCCCTACCTTGGAGATCAACAAGGACGGTATCAGAGGACGTTTACTGTACTACTGA